A window of the Oryza brachyantha chromosome 5, ObraRS2, whole genome shotgun sequence genome harbors these coding sequences:
- the LOC102717066 gene encoding UDP-glycosyltransferase 79A2-like: MASAEHSKKLRLLLIPFFATSHIGPFTDLAVRLATARPADVVVEATVAVTPANVAVVRSALQRHGSVASGMVSVTTYPFPAVDGVPPGVENLSAGGGEGWRISAAAFDEALTRPAQEALIRDRSPDALITDAHFWNVAVADELGVPCVSFSVISLFSGLDMHLLAAAAITDDSDSEEATVAGFPVPEVRIPRSEVPDFLTSRRNLDGIDLHNR, translated from the coding sequence ATGGCTTCTGCGGAGCACAGCAAGAAGCTGCGACTCCTGCTCATCCCCTTCTTCGCCACCAGCCATATTGGCCCCTtcaccgacctcgccgtccGCCTTGCCACAGCCAGACCagccgacgtcgtcgtcgaggccaCCGTTGCTGTTACGCCAGCCAATGTCGCGGTGGTTCGATCAGCTCTCCAGCGGCATGGCTCAGTGGCGAGCGGCATGGTCAGCGTTACCACGTACCCATTTCCGGCCGTGGACGGTGTCCCGCCGGGCGTGGAGAACctctccgccggcggcggcgaagggtgGCGCATCAGCGCTGCTGCCTTCGACGAGGCACTGACACGGCCGGCGCAGGAGGCGCTCATCAGGGACCGATCCCCTGACGCCCTCATCACGGACGCCCACTTCTGGaatgtcgccgtcgccgacgagctcgGCGTGCCGTGCGTTTCGTTCAGTGTCATCAGTTTGTTCTCCGGGCTCGACATgcacctcctcgccgccgccgccatcacgGACGACTCCGATTCGGAGGAGGCCACCGTCGCTGGGTTCCCGGTGCCGGAGGTGCGGATCCCGCGGTCCGAGGTTCCGGATTTCTTGACCAGCCGGCGCAATCTCGACGGAATCGACCTGCACAATCGCTAA
- the LOC107304238 gene encoding UDP-glycosyltransferase 73E1-like, translated as MASAGAERTKKKLRVLLMPFFATSHIGPFTDLAVRLAAARPDIVEPTLAVTPANVQVVQSALARHGSAASGVVSIATYPFPEAAGLPPGVENLSTAGAEGWRVDATAVDEALTRPAQEALIRELSPDALISDLHFVWNVDIAGELAMPCVRFNVIGLFSVLAIHLAIAAVHDPDSEEITISGFPGMELRIPRSELPDFLTTRSDVDSDLKWEQANTRCHGIAVNSFLFLDQPYCEKFISSGFAKRAYHIGPLCLPQPPAMASVGESSCISWLDSKPRQSVLYICFGTFAPVSEEQLDQLALGLEASGEPFLWAVRADGWSPPAGWAERVGSRGLLVKDWVPQTAILAHPATAAFLTHCGWNSLLEGVMAGVPLLTWPLVFEQFITERLVMDVLRVGERVWDGPRSVQYRKAALVPSAAVARAVATFLKPGGTGDAARIRAQELAAMAHAAVAEGGSSYSDLRRLIDDLVEARAVAGAAAKHPH; from the coding sequence ATGGcttccgccggcgccgagcgcACCAAGAAGAAGCTGCGAGTCCTGCTCATGCCCTTCTTCGCCACAAGCCACATCGGCCCATtcaccgacctcgccgtccGCCTCGCCGCTGCCAGGCCGGACATCGTCGAGCCCACCCTCGCCGTTACGCCGGCGAACGTCCAGGTCGTCCAATCAGCTCTCGCGCGGCACGGCTCCGCGGCGAGCGGCGTGGTCAGCATCGCCACGTACCCGTTCCCCGAagccgccggcctcccgccGGGTGTCGAGAACCTCTCCACTGCCGGCGCCGAAGGGTGGCGCGTtgacgccaccgccgtcgaTGAAGCGCTCACCCGGCCGGCGCAGGAGGCGCTCATCAGGGAGTTGTCCCCCGACGCCCTCATCTCGGACCTCCACTTCGTCTGGAACGTCGACATCGCCGGGGAACTCGCCATGCCCTGCGTTCGATTCAACGTCATCGGTTTGTTCTCCGTACTCGCCATACACCTCGCCATTGCCGCCGTTCACGACCCCGATTCAGAGGAGATCACCATCTCTGGGTTTCCGGGGATGGAGCTACGGATCCCGAGGTCCGAGTTGCCGGATTTCTTGACCACCCGTTCGGACGTTGACTCGGATCTCAAGTGGGAGCAAGCGAACACGAGGTGTCACGGCATCGCTGTGAACTCGTTCTTGTTTCTGGACCAACCATACTGCGAGAAGTTCATCAGCAGCGGCTTCGCGAAGCGTGCCTACCACATCGGGCCCCTCTGCCTGCCGCAGCCACCGGCCATGGCCAGCGTCGGCGAAAGCTCGTGCATCAGCTGGCTGGACTCGAAGCCGAGGCAGTCGGTGCTGTACATATGCTTCGGCACGTTTGCTCCCGTGTCGGAGGAGCAGCTCGATCAGCTGGCTCTCGGGCTGGAAGCATCCGGCGAGCCGTTCTTGTGGGCGGTGAGGGCTGACGggtggtcgccgccggcggggtggGCGGAACGCGTCGGGAGCAGGGGATTGCTGGTCAAAGATTGGGTCCCGCAGACGGCGATACTCGCccacccggcgacggcggcgttcTTGACGCACTGCGGCTGGAACTCGCTGCTGGAGGGCGTGATGGCCGGCGTCCCGTTGCTGACATGGCCGCTGGTGTTCGAGCAGTTCATCACGGAAAGGCTGGTCATGGACGTCCTGCGGGTAGGGGAGAGGGTGTGGGACGGGCCACGGAGCGTGCAGTACAGGAAGGCGGCGCTGgtgccgtcggcggcggtggcacggGCCGTGGCCACGTTCTTGAAGCCTGGAGGGACAGGGGACGCGGCGAGGATCAGGGCGCAGGAGCTCGCCGCCATGGCTCACGCGGCCGTGGCGGAAGGTGGCTCGTCGTACAGTGATCTGCGCAGACTCATCGACGATCTGGTCGAAGCAAGGgcggtcgccggcgcggctgcgAAGCATCCTCACTAG
- the LOC102717342 gene encoding UDP-glycosyltransferase 73C4-like, protein MASPGSKKLRILLIPFFANSHIGPFTDLAVRLAAARPDAVEPTIAVTPANVSVVRSALQRHGPAASGVVSIATYPFPEAAGLPPGVENLSTAGAEGWRVDAAAVNEALTRPAQEALIRGQSPDVLVSDVHFTWNAFVAEDLGMACVTFSVIGLFSMLAMGLLAEGEANNSDSEMVTVARFQGSEIRIPRPELPVFSTCQGNLDGMDLPRMEESQMKSHGYVVNTFLGLEQPYYEKFASTIFSGRVYLVGPLCLPQPPVDADADAGEPSCISWLDGKPSRSVVYVCFGSFAPVSPEQLDELALGLEASGKAFLWAVRADGWAPPAGWEERVGDRGTLLRGWVPQTAVLAHPSTAAFLTHCGSNSVLEAAAAGVPLLTWPLVCDQLIEERLVTDVLRVGERVWDGPRSVRHEEKTVVPAAAVARAVARFLEPGGAGDAARVRAQELAAMAHAAVAEGGSSYRDLRKLIDDLVEARAAAGAGAAAKQPQ, encoded by the coding sequence ATGGCTTCTCCGGGCAGCAAGAAGCTTCGCATCCTGCTCATCCCATTCTTCGCCAACAGCCACATCGGCCCCTtcaccgacctcgccgtccGCCTTGCCGCGGCAAGGCCAGACGCCGTCGAGCCCACCATCGCCGTCACGCCGGCCAATGTCTCGGTCGTCCGATCAGCCCTCCAGCGGCACGGCCCTGCGGCGAGCGGCGTGGTCAGCATCGCCACGTATCCGTTCCCGGAAGCGGCCGGCCTCCCGCCGGGCGTCGAGAACCTCTCCACCGCCGGAGCCGAAGGGTGGcgggtcgacgccgccgccgtcaacGAAGCGCTGACACGGCCGGCGCAGGAGGCGCTCATCAGGGGGCAGTCCCCTGACGTCCTCGTCTCGGACGTCCACTTCACCTGGAACGCCTTCGTCGCCGAGGACCTCGGCATGGCCTGCGTTACCTTCAGCGTCATCGGCCTATTCAGCATGCTCGCCATgggcctcctcgccgagggCGAGGCGAACAACTCCGATTCGGAGATGGTCACCGTCGCTAGGTTCCAAGGGTCGGAGATACGGATCCCGAGGCCCGAGCTGCCGGTGTTCTCGACCTGCCAGGGGAATCTCGACGGAATGGACCTGCCCAGGATGGAGGAATCGCAGATGAAATCCCATGGCTACGTCGTGAACACGTTCTTGGGCCTAGAGCAGCCGTACTACGAGAAGTTCGCGTCCACCATCTTCTCAGGGCGCGTGTACTTGGTCGGGCCCCTTTGCCTGCCACAGCCACCggtcgacgccgacgccgacgccggcgagccctCCTGCATCAGCTGGCTGGACGGGAAGCCGAGCCGGTCTGTGGTGTACGTGTGCTTCGGTTCGTTTGCGCCCGTCTCGCCGGAGCAGCTCGATGAGTTGGCCCTCGGGCTGGAAGCCTCCGGCAAGGCGTTCCTTTGGGCGGTCAGGGCCGACGGgtgggcgccgccggcggggtggGAGGAGCGCGTCGGCGACAGGGGCACGCTGCTCAGAGGGTGGGTCCCACAGACGGCGGTGCTTGCCCacccgtcgacggcggcgttcCTGACGCATTGCGGGTCGAACTCGGTGctggaggccgcggcggccggcgtccCGCTGCTGACCTGGCCGCTAGTGTGCGACCAGCTCATCGAGGAAAGGCTGGTCACGGACGTGCTCCGGGTTGGGGAGAGGGTGTGGGACGGGCCGAGGAGCGTGCGGCACGAGGAGAAGACGgtggtgccggcggcggcggtggcgcgggcggTGGCAAGGTTCTTGGAGCCTGGAGGGGCAGGGGACGCCGCGAGGGTCAGAGCGCAGGAGCTCGCCGCCATGGCTCACGCGGCCGTGGCGGAAGGTGGCTCGTCGTACAGAGATCTGCGCAAACTCATCGACGATCTGGTTGAAGCAagggcggccgccggcgccggcgcggccgcgaAGCAACCTCAGTAG
- the LOC121053215 gene encoding LOW QUALITY PROTEIN: anthocyanidin 3-O-glucosyltransferase 4-like (The sequence of the model RefSeq protein was modified relative to this genomic sequence to represent the inferred CDS: deleted 4 bases in 2 codons): MPSESSEVANIFIVKISSSSCDHVKLAQSNGGSARIIQWNVSLADELSVPGVLFLVTGAFSTITLGLIGAVRNDAKDVTVPIFPGRELRILTTELPEFLRTSPQVAGRSEPKKLVSRSRPSSYFGAVVNTFFDLEGDFCEMYVRDNHAKRAYFVGPVSPPPLPESGESPCLDLLSSKSARSVVYACFGSLAHVSEAQLDELAMGLEAAEKPILWVVDPRGHGWTPPEGWEERVGDDGMVVRGWAPQTAILAHPSVGAFVTQCGWNSVLEAVGAGVPVLTWPMVCEQFITERPVTAVLGIGERLWGRRGVRSTRDEEKEVVPAKAVAKAVSRFMEPGGAAETARSAIKELAVKARAAVADGGSSYCDLRRLIDDLMRAK, translated from the exons ATGCCTTCAGAGAGTTCAGAGGTTGCTAACATTTTCATTGTAAAGATTTCATCTAGTTCATGTGATCATGTCAAG CTCGCACAATCCAACGGTGGAAGTGCGCGCATCATCCAATGGAACGTCAGCCTCGCCGATGAGCTCAGTGTGCCAGGCGTTCTGTTCCTCGTCACCGGCGCCTTCTCCACCATCACATTGGGCCTCATCGGCGCCGTCAGGAACGACGCGAAGGACGTCACCGTCCCTATATTTCCCGGCCGCGAGTTAAGGATTCTGACGACCGAGTTGCCTGAGTTCTTGAGGACCTCGCCGCAAGTCGCTGGCCGCTCTGAACCCAAGAAGCTAGTTTCACGGTCACGGCCATCAAGCTACTTTGGCGCCGTCGTCAACACATTCTTCGACCTCGAGGGCGACTTCTGCGAGATGTACGTGCGAGACAATCACGCCAAGCGCGCCTACTTCGTCGGGcccgtctcgccgccgccattgccggaATCCGGCGAGTCACCATGCCTCGACTTGCTGAGCTCCAAGTCGGCCAGGTCGGTGGTCTACGCCTGCTTCGGTAGCCTGGCCCACGTCTCGGAAGCTCAGCTCGACGAGCTGGCCATGGGGCTAGAGGCCGCCGAGAAGCCAATCCTGTGGGTGGTG GACCCACGGGGCCACGGGTGGACACCGCCGGAGGGCTGGGAGGAGAGGGTTGGAGACGACGGGATGGTCGTCAGAGGATGGGCCCCACAGACGGCGATActggcccacccgtcagtcggtGCCTTCGTGACGCAGTGCGGATGGAACTCGGTGCTCGAGGCGGTCGGCGCCGGAGTCCCGGTCCTGACATGGCCAATGGTGTGCGAGCAATTCATCACGGAGAGGCCTGTGACGGCGGTGCTCGGGATCGGGGAGCGGCTATGG GGACGGCGCGGAGTGCGGAGCACCAGGGACGAGGAGAAGGAGGTCGTCCCGGCGAAGGCAGTGGCGAAGGCCGTGTCAAGGTTCATGGAGCCAGGAGgtgcggcggagacggcgaggagcGCCATCAAGGAGCTCGCCGTGAaggcccgcgccgccgtggcaGATGGCGGCTCGTCGTACTGTGATCTGCGCCGCCTCATCGACGATCTAATGCGAGCGAAATAG
- the LOC102714017 gene encoding uncharacterized protein LOC102714017 — protein MAMSLLNPPPSKLAPKPPLPPPSRRFAPLTSPPQQQSAFHLSLLVREQPRQLRPLRSSPSTQADASPSPPSSREEAVSQARSCLATALRKPLNNAAAPRKLKKQRQPRFRAEIPVVDDSPGSLARLASDVFSSCLGLPRKGGAPAKLLLVWPSSEEQGLALREPNDWGASTAHAQLDAVAPDALRSCDAAVFLAPGRSQVEKMRAAADALDPKPVVLFNPAWSFDEEEAFAAGARGFVGSFNVVYSFTGLEVRGLLSKKKGVLLRCVEGGRFGGESWVLMVEDDAPEAGQFKVVSRLKRRPTIGEVETMLYNLMAANSPVTKSARFLRGLVSSVTGGIKEKQ, from the coding sequence ATGGCCATGAGCCTCCTGAACCCTCCTCCCTCCAAACTCGCGCCGAAACCGCCGCTCCCGCCACCCTCTCGGCGATTCGCGCCActgacgtcgccgccgcagcagcaatCCGCCTTTCATCTCTCGCTGCTCGTACGCGAGCAGCCGCGGCAGCTGCGGCCCctgcgctcgtcgccgtccacgcAGGCGGACGcgtccccctcgccgccgtcgtcgagggAGGAGGCCGTGTCCCAGGCGAGGTCCTGCCTCGCCACGGCGCTGCGCAAGCCGCTCAACAACGCGGCCGCGCCCCGGAAGCTCAAGAAGCAGCGGCAGCCGCGGTTCCGCGCCGAGATACCCGTCGTCGACGACTCGCCGGGCTCCCTCGCGCGCCTCGCCTCCGACGTGTTCTCGTCGTGCCTCGGCTTGCCGAGGAagggcggcgcgccggcgaagCTGCTGCTCGTTTGGCCGTCCTCCGAGGAGCAGGGGTTGGCTCTGCGGGAGCCCAATGACTGGGGGGCCTCGACGGCGCACGCGCAGCTCGACGCGGTGGCGCCCGACGCGCTGAGGTCCTGCGATGCCGCCGTGTTCTTGGCGCCGGGTCGGTCGCAGGTGGAGAAGATgagggccgccgccgacgcgctgGACCCCAAGCCGGTGGTCCTGTTCAACCCGGCGTGGAGcttcgacgaggaggaggcgttcGCCGCCGGTGCGAGGGGGTTCGTGGGCTCCTTCAACGTGGTGTACTCCTTCACGGGGCTGGAGGTGAGGGGCCTCCTGAGCAAGAAGAAGGGCGTGCTGCTCCGGTGCGTCGAGGGCGGAAGGTTCGGCGGCGAGAGCTGGGTGCTCATGGTGGAGGACGACGCGCCGGAGGCTGGCCAGTTCAAGGTCGTGTCGCGGCTGAAGCGGCGGCCGACGATCGGCGAGGTGGAGACCATGCTGTACAACCTCATGGCCGCCAACTCGCCGGTGACCAAGTCGGCAAGATTCCTCCGGGGGCTCGTGTCCAGTGTGACCGGTGGAATAAAGGAGAAGCAATGA
- the LOC102717617 gene encoding uncharacterized protein LOC102717617 yields MGLFSWWKGQRSGGSPEPAKGAGVLVAEVAAEGTQGAVEVRRRRQADATVFEFGSAAESGAAVTLAGYCPVSDDLEPCRWELVPAAGEGAPQFRIVF; encoded by the coding sequence CGTGGTGGAAGGGGCagcggagcggcggctcgccggagccggcgaAGGGAGCGGGTGTATTGGTGGCCGAGGTAGCCGCGGAGGGCACTCAGGGGGCGGTggaggtgcggcggcggcggcaggcggaCGCGACCGTCTTCGAGTTcgggtcggcggcggagtccggcgccgccgtgacGCTCGCGGGGTACTGCCCCGTGTCCGATGACCTCGAGCCCTGCCGCTGGGAGCTcgtgccggccgccggcgagggcgcgccGCAGTTCCGCATCGTCTTCTAA